The following coding sequences lie in one Capnocytophaga stomatis genomic window:
- a CDS encoding mechanosensitive ion channel family protein, with translation MKETEFDFFEKLKEVMNYVIFNIQGSNFTLLTLVYLIVSITVLIFASRKITYFLEHKFFVGRIAEKGNRSAIVTIIRYLILLFGFLFIFKSAGFELGAFSWLFGALGVGIGFGLQNITNNFISGIIILFERPIKIGDRIQVGDISGDVISISMRSTKIVTNDNISVIVPNSQFINGNVTNWSHNDRLVRFHYPVGVAYKEDPEKVKNIVLEIAKNHSGVLKDPAPAFWFVEYGDNSLNFELVVWTSTYIQKPIVLKSELYYEIFKEFTKHNIEIPFPQRDLHIRSGLNNI, from the coding sequence ATGAAAGAAACAGAGTTCGATTTTTTCGAAAAACTTAAGGAAGTAATGAACTATGTAATTTTTAATATACAAGGAAGTAATTTTACTTTATTGACATTGGTATATTTAATAGTTTCTATTACTGTTTTGATTTTTGCTTCGAGGAAAATCACGTATTTTCTGGAACATAAATTCTTTGTAGGTCGCATCGCAGAAAAAGGAAATCGTTCTGCGATTGTGACTATAATTCGATATTTGATTTTGCTATTTGGCTTTCTGTTCATTTTTAAATCAGCAGGATTTGAATTAGGGGCTTTCAGTTGGCTTTTTGGGGCATTGGGTGTCGGTATCGGATTTGGTTTACAGAACATTACCAATAATTTTATATCAGGGATAATTATTCTTTTTGAACGTCCAATCAAGATAGGCGACCGCATTCAGGTTGGAGATATTTCAGGAGATGTCATTTCTATTTCAATGCGTTCCACTAAAATTGTTACTAATGACAATATTTCGGTAATTGTACCTAATTCTCAGTTTATTAACGGAAATGTAACGAATTGGTCGCATAATGATCGTTTGGTTCGTTTTCATTATCCTGTGGGAGTTGCTTATAAAGAAGACCCTGAAAAAGTGAAAAATATTGTTCTGGAAATAGCTAAAAATCATTCCGGCGTATTGAAAGACCCGGCTCCGGCTTTTTGGTTTGTTGAATACGGCGATAATTCACTAAACTTTGAGCTTGTTGTCTGGACATCTACCTATATTCAAAAGCCAATCGTTTTAAAAAGCGAATTGTACTATGAAATTTTTAAGGAATTTACAAAACATAATATCGAAATTCCTTTCCCACAACGCGATTTACACATACGTTCGGGATTGAATAATATTTAA
- a CDS encoding transketolase: MSNIQQLTDLTTQVRRDILRMVHKVNSGHPGGSLGCTEFLVCLYNELMEINTDFSMDGKNEDLFFLSNGHISPVFYSVLARRGYFPISELNTFRLLNSRLQGHPTPHEGLEGVRIASGSLGQGLSVGIGAALTKKLNGDKHLVYTLHGDGELQEGQIWEAAMYAGGKGVDNLIATVDYNKKQIDGSTDNVLPLGDLRAKFEAFGWQVIDIEKGNDIPSILQGMQKAKSLTGKGKPVCVLLHTEMGNGVDFMMGTHAWHGKAPNDEQLAKALAQNPETLGDY; encoded by the coding sequence ATGTCGAATATTCAACAACTTACAGATTTAACTACGCAAGTACGTAGAGATATTTTACGAATGGTTCATAAAGTAAATTCAGGACATCCCGGTGGTTCGCTTGGTTGTACTGAATTTTTAGTTTGCCTTTATAACGAATTAATGGAAATTAACACCGATTTTTCAATGGACGGCAAAAATGAAGACCTTTTCTTCCTTTCTAACGGACATATTTCTCCAGTGTTTTACAGCGTTTTAGCACGAAGAGGCTATTTTCCTATAAGTGAGCTAAATACATTCCGATTGCTAAATTCACGTTTGCAAGGTCACCCCACTCCACACGAAGGATTGGAAGGCGTACGCATTGCTTCAGGTTCTTTAGGGCAAGGGCTTTCTGTTGGGATTGGAGCTGCACTGACCAAAAAACTCAACGGTGATAAGCATTTGGTGTACACACTACACGGAGACGGCGAACTGCAAGAAGGACAAATTTGGGAAGCAGCGATGTACGCTGGCGGAAAAGGCGTCGATAACCTGATAGCTACCGTTGATTACAACAAAAAACAAATCGACGGAAGTACCGATAATGTTCTGCCATTAGGCGATTTACGAGCCAAATTTGAAGCATTCGGTTGGCAAGTAATTGATATTGAAAAAGGAAATGATATTCCTTCTATTCTTCAAGGGATGCAAAAGGCCAAATCGCTAACCGGTAAAGGAAAACCCGTATGTGTACTTCTGCATACCGAGATGGGGAATGGTGTAGATTTTATGATGGGCACACACGCTTGGCACGGAAAAGCACCGAATGATGAGCAACTTGCCAAAGCCCTCGCTCAAAATCCTGAAACATTAGGAGATTACTAA
- a CDS encoding ABC transporter ATPase, producing MYIDFKELPENSRIWIYQSNRSFTEAEQAELHTKIKTYLENWTAHGIGLTASYELRYNRFVVIGVNQELHAVSGCSLDNLAQFIQQLEKDFQVDLLDRMNVSYRQGEFIAYKNLADFKKMVKEKAVSAKTIVFNNLVNTKAEYETHWEIPMEESWHSRFL from the coding sequence ATGTACATAGATTTTAAAGAATTACCCGAAAATTCACGAATTTGGATATACCAAAGTAATCGCAGTTTCACCGAAGCAGAACAAGCAGAATTACACACCAAAATAAAAACATATCTGGAAAATTGGACGGCTCACGGAATTGGGCTAACTGCCTCATACGAATTACGTTACAATAGATTTGTTGTGATAGGAGTAAATCAGGAATTACACGCAGTTTCAGGATGTTCGTTGGACAATTTGGCTCAATTTATTCAGCAATTAGAAAAAGATTTTCAAGTTGATTTGCTTGACAGAATGAACGTAAGTTACAGACAAGGAGAGTTTATCGCGTACAAAAACTTAGCTGATTTCAAAAAAATGGTAAAAGAAAAAGCTGTTTCTGCTAAAACCATCGTATTCAATAATTTAGTAAATACAAAAGCCGAATACGAAACTCATTGGGAAATTCCAATGGAAGAAAGCTGGCACAGTCGTTTTCTATAA
- the queA gene encoding tRNA preQ1(34) S-adenosylmethionine ribosyltransferase-isomerase QueA has product MKLSNFNFDLPKELLAEYPSENRDEARLMVLHRKTGEIEHRLFKDVIDYFDDQDVFVLNNTKVFPARLYGNKEKTKAKIEVFLLRELNAEQRLWDVLVDPARKIRIGNKLYFGKDDSLVAEVIDNTTSRGRTLRFLYDGSYEEFRNKLTELGQTPLPKYISRAVEPEDEERYQTIYAKHEGAVAAPTAGLHFSKHLMKRLEIKGINFAEVTLHVGLGTFSPVEVEDLSKHKMDSEEVFIPEDQTKIINKAKLNKKKVCAVGTTVMRALESSVSSENTVNPYIGWTNKFIFPPYDFSVANAMITNFHTPKSTLLMMVSAFGGHDLVMRAYKEAVAEKYKFYSYGDAMLIL; this is encoded by the coding sequence ATGAAATTATCTAATTTTAACTTCGACCTTCCAAAAGAATTATTAGCCGAATATCCAAGTGAGAATCGCGACGAGGCTCGTTTGATGGTTTTGCACCGAAAAACGGGAGAAATTGAGCATAGGTTATTCAAAGATGTCATTGATTATTTTGATGATCAGGATGTTTTCGTGCTGAACAACACTAAAGTTTTTCCTGCTCGTTTGTACGGAAATAAAGAAAAAACCAAAGCTAAAATCGAAGTTTTTTTACTTAGAGAACTCAATGCAGAACAACGTTTGTGGGATGTTTTAGTTGACCCTGCCAGAAAAATCCGAATAGGTAACAAACTTTATTTTGGAAAAGATGACAGTTTGGTAGCTGAAGTTATCGATAATACGACTTCCAGAGGAAGAACTCTTCGCTTTTTGTACGATGGATCTTACGAAGAATTCCGCAATAAATTAACAGAATTGGGGCAAACACCTCTACCTAAGTATATTTCGCGTGCTGTAGAGCCTGAGGACGAAGAGCGATATCAAACCATTTACGCTAAGCACGAAGGAGCTGTTGCTGCACCCACTGCCGGTTTGCACTTTTCAAAACATTTAATGAAAAGGCTCGAAATCAAAGGGATAAATTTTGCAGAAGTAACTCTACACGTAGGATTGGGTACATTTAGCCCTGTTGAAGTAGAGGATCTTTCAAAACATAAAATGGATAGTGAGGAGGTTTTCATTCCTGAAGATCAGACCAAAATCATCAATAAAGCCAAACTTAACAAAAAAAAGGTTTGTGCCGTTGGGACAACTGTGATGCGAGCTTTGGAAAGTTCTGTTTCATCTGAAAATACAGTTAATCCGTACATCGGTTGGACGAATAAATTTATTTTTCCTCCGTATGATTTTAGCGTAGCTAATGCAATGATTACCAACTTCCATACTCCAAAATCAACTCTTTTGATGATGGTTTCTGCCTTCGGAGGGCACGATTTGGTAATGAGGGCTTACAAGGAAGCAGTAGCTGAAAAATACAAGTTTTATTCGTACGGAGATGCGATGTTGATACTTTAA
- the rpsA gene encoding 30S ribosomal protein S1 — protein MAEQKQTQEEFLQNFDWTKYQEGIEGVQEDKLKNFEDLVKNNFVDTQDNEVVEGTVVRITDREAIIDINAKSEGVISLNEFRYNPNLKVGDKVEVLIDIREDKTGQLVLSHRKARTIKAWDRVNLAHENGEIVNGFVKSRTKGGMIVDVFGIEAFLPGSQIDVKPIRDYEQYVNKTMEFKIVKVNHEFKNVVVSHKALIEADIEEQKKEIIGQLEKGQVLEGVVKNITSYGVFVDLGGVDGLIHITDLSWSRINHPNEVVELDQKLNVVILDFDDNKSRIQLGLKQLSKHPWDALADDLKVGDKVKGKVVVIADYGAFVEIAEGVEGLVHVSEMSWSTHLRSAQDFVNLGDEIEAVVLTLDRDERKMSLGIKQLTSDPWANIATKYPVGSKHVGTVRNFTNFGVFVELEEGIDGLIYISDLSWSKKIKHPSEFVNVGDKLDVVVLELDVDARKLSLGHKQTTENPWDKYEVDFAVGTVHSGTISKMVDKGATVEFNEDIVAFIPTRHLEKEDGKKLGKGDTADFKVIEFNKEFKRVVASHTSIFREEEEKIAKEASSSTTTVEKSTLGDLEALQELKDKMEKGK, from the coding sequence ATGGCTGAACAAAAACAAACGCAAGAAGAATTCTTGCAAAATTTTGACTGGACAAAATACCAAGAAGGTATTGAAGGTGTTCAAGAGGATAAGTTGAAAAACTTTGAGGATTTAGTAAAAAACAATTTTGTTGATACACAGGACAATGAGGTTGTTGAAGGAACAGTTGTTAGAATCACTGACAGAGAGGCGATTATCGATATCAATGCCAAATCGGAAGGTGTTATTTCTTTGAATGAGTTCCGTTATAATCCTAACTTAAAAGTAGGTGATAAAGTAGAAGTTTTGATTGACATCCGTGAGGATAAAACAGGACAATTGGTACTTTCTCACAGAAAAGCACGTACAATTAAAGCGTGGGATCGTGTGAATTTGGCTCACGAAAATGGAGAAATCGTAAACGGATTTGTTAAGAGCAGAACAAAAGGTGGTATGATTGTTGATGTATTTGGAATTGAGGCATTCTTACCAGGTTCTCAAATTGATGTGAAACCTATCCGTGATTACGAACAATATGTGAACAAAACAATGGAGTTCAAAATTGTGAAAGTAAACCACGAATTCAAAAACGTAGTTGTTTCACACAAGGCTCTTATTGAGGCTGATATTGAAGAACAGAAAAAAGAAATCATCGGACAACTTGAAAAAGGTCAAGTTTTGGAAGGTGTTGTTAAAAATATCACTTCTTACGGTGTGTTTGTTGACTTAGGTGGTGTTGATGGATTAATCCACATTACAGACCTTTCTTGGTCAAGAATCAATCATCCGAACGAAGTGGTTGAATTAGACCAAAAATTAAACGTAGTTATCTTAGATTTTGATGATAACAAATCACGTATCCAATTAGGATTGAAACAATTAAGCAAACACCCTTGGGATGCTTTAGCTGACGACTTGAAAGTTGGAGATAAAGTTAAAGGAAAAGTAGTTGTTATTGCTGACTATGGTGCTTTTGTTGAAATCGCAGAAGGAGTTGAAGGTTTAGTTCACGTATCGGAAATGTCTTGGAGTACACACCTTCGTTCAGCACAGGATTTTGTAAATCTTGGTGATGAAATTGAAGCTGTTGTATTAACTTTGGATCGTGATGAGCGTAAGATGTCATTGGGTATCAAACAATTGACTTCTGACCCTTGGGCTAACATCGCTACAAAATATCCTGTAGGTTCAAAACACGTTGGAACAGTTCGTAACTTTACAAACTTCGGAGTATTTGTTGAGTTAGAAGAAGGAATTGACGGATTGATTTACATCTCAGATCTTTCTTGGTCTAAAAAAATCAAACATCCTTCAGAATTTGTGAACGTAGGAGATAAATTGGATGTCGTAGTTTTAGAATTAGATGTTGATGCTCGTAAACTTTCTTTAGGACACAAACAAACTACTGAAAATCCTTGGGATAAATATGAAGTAGATTTCGCGGTAGGAACAGTTCACAGCGGAACTATTTCTAAAATGGTAGATAAAGGAGCAACTGTTGAATTTAATGAGGATATCGTTGCGTTCATACCTACACGTCACTTAGAGAAAGAAGATGGCAAGAAACTTGGAAAAGGCGATACAGCTGATTTCAAAGTGATTGAGTTCAATAAAGAATTCAAAAGAGTTGTAGCTTCTCACACTTCTATCTTTAGAGAAGAAGAAGAGAAAATTGCTAAAGAAGCATCAAGCTCTACAACAACTGTCGAAAAATCAACTTTAGGAGACTTAGAAGCTCTTCAAGAGTTGAAAGACAAAATGGAAAAAGGAAAGTAA
- a CDS encoding glycosyltransferase family 4 protein, producing the protein MKKVLIITYYWKPAGGPGVQRWIKFVKYLRDFNIEPIVYIPENPEYPIIDERIGEDLPSDIQVIKHPIWEPYGLASLFSKKKTQKISSGIIPRKKVSFIEKIMLWIRGNLFIPDARKFWIKPSVNFLSNFIQENEIQTVITTSPPHSVHLIGYYLKKKFPQLKWISDFRDPWTTIGYYKDLRLTKWADKKHKFWEKEILQSSDLVIVTSFKTKEEFSQITKKPIKVTTNGYDIVNQPKAKVSDKFLISHIGSLLSDRNPKVLWKVLADLVAENKEFAENFELCFAGKISSDVEEEIDSLGLSKYTTNMGYISHNEAIELQQKSQVLLLIEINSKETECIIPGKLFEYMISGRPILAIGPENWDVIKIIKETNTGCFVGYDNETKIKEIILAWYNNYKHNNLKTNPIGLAPYSRKNLTEKLAELIKNV; encoded by the coding sequence ATGAAGAAAGTTTTAATCATTACATATTATTGGAAACCTGCCGGAGGACCCGGAGTACAACGCTGGATAAAGTTTGTTAAGTACTTGCGTGACTTTAACATTGAGCCTATTGTTTATATACCTGAAAATCCGGAATATCCAATAATTGATGAAAGAATAGGGGAGGACTTACCATCTGATATTCAGGTAATAAAACATCCTATTTGGGAACCATACGGATTAGCTTCTTTATTTTCCAAAAAGAAAACACAGAAAATAAGTTCGGGAATTATTCCTCGTAAAAAAGTATCTTTTATAGAAAAAATTATGCTTTGGATACGGGGCAATTTATTTATTCCCGATGCGAGAAAGTTTTGGATAAAACCATCTGTTAATTTCCTTTCAAATTTTATACAAGAAAATGAAATTCAAACAGTTATAACTACTTCTCCGCCTCATAGTGTACACCTAATAGGTTATTATTTGAAAAAGAAATTTCCACAACTAAAATGGATTAGTGATTTTCGTGATCCGTGGACAACAATCGGTTATTACAAAGATTTACGTCTGACAAAATGGGCTGATAAAAAACATAAATTTTGGGAAAAAGAAATCTTACAATCTTCTGATTTAGTTATTGTTACAAGTTTTAAAACCAAGGAGGAATTTTCACAAATTACAAAAAAGCCAATTAAAGTAACAACCAATGGATATGATATTGTAAATCAGCCGAAAGCAAAGGTTTCGGATAAATTTTTAATTTCACATATCGGTTCATTGCTTTCTGATAGAAATCCAAAGGTACTTTGGAAAGTATTAGCTGATTTAGTTGCTGAAAATAAGGAATTTGCTGAAAACTTTGAATTATGTTTTGCAGGAAAAATAAGTAGCGATGTAGAAGAAGAAATAGATTCTTTAGGGTTGAGTAAATATACAACAAATATGGGGTATATTTCTCATAATGAAGCTATTGAATTACAGCAAAAATCTCAAGTATTGTTATTAATTGAAATTAATTCAAAAGAGACAGAATGCATTATACCCGGGAAATTGTTTGAATATATGATTTCGGGACGTCCTATTTTAGCAATAGGTCCTGAAAATTGGGATGTTATAAAAATTATTAAGGAAACTAATACTGGGTGTTTTGTTGGGTATGATAACGAAACCAAAATTAAGGAAATTATTTTGGCTTGGTACAATAACTATAAGCATAATAATCTGAAAACTAACCCTATAGGATTAGCTCCTTACAGTAGAAAAAATTTAACCGAAAAGTTAGCTGAATTAATAAAAAATGTCTAA
- a CDS encoding MATE family efflux transporter, protein MSKVSLKEINRLAIPAIISGIIEPIISLTDTIVAGHIPTNTEEILGAVGIVGSFITAIIWIFAQTSYAIASQVAQGYGQSRLRNLKGLVSQVFWFSAGISLIGSGISFALGDSLFRLYGAEGKLLDVCLQYFNIRVWGFPLTLLTIMLYGVFKGVQNTSWAMVISVFGGILNIILNLVFVFLLDLGVKGLAWATLISQIVMFVLALIFLHQKTIFRIFIFRKLHPSFWNNLIMSFNLLIRSLSLQIALFFAFRVATNLGGESDNSFVATHTLLAQIWLFSAFFIDGYSSAGGVLSGKLYGMKKLETMTILVKDLLKITILIGFALVLVYSVFYFPIGNFFTKNEDIRNLFFSTFWIVVLMQPINSITFLLDGVYKGIGFTKTLRNVLLVATFVVFLPFLYLFQSFNWELKGIWLAFFAWIITRGLLLALHFRANFIQK, encoded by the coding sequence ATGTCTAAAGTTTCTTTAAAAGAAATCAATCGTTTGGCAATTCCTGCCATTATTTCGGGGATTATTGAACCTATCATATCTTTAACCGACACGATAGTTGCCGGGCATATTCCTACAAATACAGAAGAAATACTTGGAGCTGTGGGAATCGTTGGTTCTTTTATTACTGCAATTATTTGGATTTTTGCTCAAACATCGTATGCCATAGCTTCGCAAGTGGCACAAGGTTATGGGCAAAGTAGGCTCAGGAACTTGAAAGGATTGGTCTCTCAGGTTTTTTGGTTCAGTGCGGGGATTTCTTTAATAGGTTCCGGAATTAGTTTTGCCTTAGGAGATTCTCTCTTTCGGCTTTATGGAGCGGAAGGAAAGTTGTTGGACGTTTGTCTGCAATATTTTAACATACGTGTTTGGGGATTTCCTTTAACTCTTTTAACCATAATGCTTTACGGCGTTTTTAAAGGCGTACAGAACACTTCTTGGGCGATGGTTATCAGTGTATTTGGCGGAATTCTTAATATTATTTTGAATTTAGTTTTTGTGTTTTTATTGGATTTGGGAGTAAAAGGATTGGCTTGGGCTACTTTGATTTCACAAATAGTGATGTTTGTGCTGGCTTTGATTTTCTTGCATCAAAAAACTATTTTCAGAATATTTATTTTCAGGAAATTACATCCTTCTTTTTGGAATAATTTGATAATGAGTTTTAATCTCCTAATTCGCTCACTTTCATTACAAATTGCTTTATTTTTTGCTTTTCGTGTAGCGACAAATCTGGGGGGAGAAAGTGATAATTCTTTCGTGGCAACACATACTTTGTTGGCTCAAATTTGGCTATTTTCAGCCTTTTTTATTGATGGTTATAGCAGTGCGGGTGGAGTTCTTTCAGGAAAGTTATACGGAATGAAAAAACTGGAAACAATGACAATTTTAGTAAAAGACTTGTTGAAAATCACAATATTGATAGGATTTGCTTTGGTTTTGGTTTATTCCGTTTTTTATTTTCCGATAGGAAACTTTTTCACCAAAAATGAGGATATTCGCAATTTGTTTTTTAGTACTTTTTGGATTGTAGTCTTGATGCAACCCATTAATTCCATAACTTTCTTACTTGATGGTGTTTATAAAGGTATTGGATTTACAAAAACATTGAGAAACGTGCTTTTAGTTGCTACTTTTGTAGTATTTTTGCCTTTTTTATATTTATTTCAAAGTTTTAATTGGGAATTGAAAGGAATTTGGCTCGCTTTTTTTGCCTGGATAATCACTCGCGGACTGCTCTTGGCTCTTCATTTCAGGGCAAATTTTATTCAAAAATAA
- a CDS encoding RsmD family RNA methyltransferase, which yields MRIISGKNKGKHLIAPAKLPVRPTTDFAKEALFNILNNNYYFDEISVLDLFAGTGNISYEFASRGSQNIISVDSHSGCVQFITKTAKELEYSITTFKSDVYSYLKKTNQKFDVIFADPPYDFTQEKFAEIVDLVFDRNLLNEGGVLIIEHSKQTDLEDVSNFSYSKKYGGNLFSFFELES from the coding sequence ATGCGAATCATTTCAGGAAAAAACAAAGGAAAACATCTCATTGCTCCCGCAAAGTTACCCGTTCGCCCTACAACGGATTTTGCCAAAGAAGCATTGTTTAACATATTGAATAACAACTATTATTTTGATGAAATTAGCGTTCTTGACTTATTTGCCGGAACAGGCAATATCAGCTATGAGTTCGCAAGCAGAGGAAGCCAAAACATCATTTCGGTAGATAGCCATAGTGGGTGTGTACAATTCATTACAAAAACAGCTAAAGAATTGGAATACTCTATAACTACTTTTAAATCAGATGTGTATAGTTATTTAAAAAAAACAAACCAAAAGTTTGATGTTATTTTTGCAGACCCTCCGTATGATTTTACTCAAGAAAAATTTGCTGAAATAGTAGATTTAGTTTTTGACAGAAACTTACTAAACGAAGGCGGAGTCCTCATTATAGAACATTCAAAACAAACTGATTTAGAAGACGTTTCAAACTTTTCATATTCCAAAAAATATGGAGGAAATTTATTCAGTTTTTTTGAGTTAGAGAGCTAA
- a CDS encoding Glu/Leu/Phe/Val family dehydrogenase, protein MSNDTEKKRTGMYENVMHEFNKAADKMNLDAGVRKILASTQNEIVVHFPVKMDDGSIEVFTGYRVQHNNALGPYKGGLRYHPTVDIDAARALATWMTWKSAIAGLPYGGGKGGIQIDPSKYSQGELERITRRFTYALGDNIGPDYDIPAPDVNTNAQIMAWISDTYASAKSPANRSINLHVVTGKPVLSGGLQGRDRATGFGVVVSIQKWAKKNNVDLKGKTFIVQGFGNVGYWAAHFLHELGAKLIAVQDHTGSILNTEGINPEDLIAYAKTNKGGVGGYAKAKIIDNAEFWKTDCFLLVPAALGNQITTDNANDIKATLIAEGANGPTDSAAEEILMKRGIAIIPDILCNSGGVIGSYFEWLQNKRAEIWEIDEVLVKLKQKIETAFDAVVASAEKYQTDYRTAAYIVALAKIEQVYKERGVFP, encoded by the coding sequence AGCCGCTGATAAAATGAATTTAGATGCAGGAGTACGCAAGATTTTAGCTTCTACGCAGAACGAAATCGTGGTGCATTTCCCTGTTAAAATGGATGATGGTTCTATTGAGGTTTTCACCGGATACCGCGTTCAGCACAATAACGCTTTAGGTCCTTATAAAGGAGGATTGCGTTACCACCCAACTGTGGATATTGACGCTGCGAGAGCTTTGGCAACTTGGATGACTTGGAAATCAGCTATTGCGGGGCTTCCTTATGGTGGTGGAAAAGGAGGAATTCAGATAGACCCTTCAAAATATTCACAAGGTGAGTTGGAGAGAATTACACGCCGATTTACATATGCTTTGGGCGACAATATCGGACCAGATTATGACATTCCTGCTCCGGACGTAAATACAAATGCTCAAATAATGGCTTGGATTTCAGATACCTATGCTTCTGCAAAATCTCCAGCGAATCGCTCTATAAATCTACACGTAGTTACTGGGAAGCCTGTTTTGTCAGGAGGATTACAAGGTAGAGACCGTGCCACAGGATTTGGAGTTGTGGTTTCTATTCAAAAATGGGCTAAGAAAAATAATGTTGATTTGAAAGGAAAAACATTCATTGTTCAAGGTTTCGGAAATGTAGGTTATTGGGCAGCTCATTTTTTACACGAATTAGGAGCTAAACTCATTGCAGTTCAAGACCATACAGGTTCAATTCTTAATACGGAAGGAATCAATCCGGAAGATTTAATAGCTTATGCAAAAACAAACAAAGGCGGAGTTGGTGGATACGCTAAAGCGAAGATTATTGATAACGCAGAGTTCTGGAAAACAGATTGTTTCCTTTTAGTTCCTGCTGCTTTGGGCAATCAAATCACGACTGATAACGCCAACGATATCAAAGCAACTCTCATCGCTGAAGGTGCAAACGGACCTACGGACTCTGCTGCGGAAGAAATTTTGATGAAGCGAGGCATTGCTATCATTCCTGATATTCTTTGTAATAGCGGAGGTGTAATTGGCTCATATTTTGAGTGGTTGCAAAATAAACGTGCTGAAATATGGGAAATTGATGAGGTACTTGTTAAGCTAAAACAAAAAATTGAAACTGCATTTGATGCCGTGGTAGCTTCAGCTGAAAAATATCAAACAGATTACAGAACTGCTGCATATATTGTTGCTTTGGCAAAAATAGAGCAAGTATATAAAGAAAGAGGAGTTTTCCCTTAA